The Gadus chalcogrammus isolate NIFS_2021 chromosome 14, NIFS_Gcha_1.0, whole genome shotgun sequence sequence CAGGGTGCTCTCCAGGGGGGTAAAGCCCAGCTCCTCCACAGGGATCCCGAAGGCCCTCAGCTTGGCCTCGTAGGTCCTCAGCAGGTCGTTGTGGGCCTGGGCACAACAGAGATCGTGTTCAGAGTGAGccgaacacaaacaaacagaatcgATGCTGGTAGTATCGACGGAAGGCTCACCTTGCACGTTCGGGCCAACTCGTACTGCAGATCCTTGATGGCGATATTCTTGGAGTCTAATACTTCCTGTAGGCAAAAACGTGTGCAGAATTTTCCATCACGCGCCgttcaaaaaagaaaaacaaataggtCACATTTCTACAGTTTTGCACTGATGACAGATACTACTTTCCCTTTATCACGTCTACCAATTTGTTGGAAAAATCTGAAAGCTCACAGGCATACTGTACATGTGTACCTCAACACCTATTTACTGACCTACACTGTTTCCTTTATGGCTACAGATTCGTTGCCACAACTGTAAGGTGATACCTTGCAGTGCAGCTTGGTTGGCGAAATCACGACAACCGATCCTGCCAGGCTTCAAGTTATAGGCTTGTGGCCACACCACAGCGGTTCGAACCAACCGGCATCCTACGATGAACTACGTGATCTACGTGATACGTCGGGTCGGTGATGGACAGATGATTCTTCCAATCACCTGCCTGGTACCTTTTGAAAGCACCTGCCCTTTTTTCCAAACAGATCCAAGGACAGATGGTTCTGTGCAACGAAGCATCCGGCGCTTCAGGCTAGTGAAGTTGGCCGTAGAGAAGAGGCAAAAGACAGATAAACGTACCTCGAGTTTGCGTGTGACCACGCCCAGGGCCATGGGGTCCATGTTGCTGGCAGAGAGCACTTCGTTGAGCTGAGCCTCCTTCTTCTCCAGGCAGTCCGTCAGGGCGGTCAGCTTCCGCTCCAGCAGCAGGTTCTTAAAGCCGCTCTTCTGCTGCACCTCCTGGATGGCCTGGGTGAACTTTGTGTACAGCTCATCCCTCTCCGCCTGGATCTGTACAAAACGCGTTCCCATGGTGAGACACGCGTAGACACACACTTTCCCCCATCATCGGTATCTGTGACGTGACTCCTTAAAATAGATCTGAGCCTCTAGTTGGAACCCAGATGTATTGGAAACCATCTCTCACGTTTCTCAGACACATTCTATTTATACGTATGTTAATGAATCAAAGTGGgtcaaagaaaaaaactaaGTGTGGTGTCTTACCTTGGTGAACCTCTGTTCCAGCACCTCATGCTCCCATTTGAGATCCTTCGCTTCCTGTTCTCCCACCTTCAGACGCGCTTTGGCACTCTGTCAAGAGGTGACACCATCGATTTAGCCACTGGTGGTTGTCACGGATACGACACAACACAAGACGATTGCAACGCGGAAGCATatcaaatcaaaaaataaatgatcTCACAGTCTTTTCTATTTGGAAAATAGTATTACTGGCTAAACTGATTCCATGACTGGCCCAAGTCTCCCTAAGTGTTCCTTCATGTAAGGCCAGTCAGACATATAGTTCAGTGTTGAAAACACGCACCGCCAGAGAGGCTTTGTCCTTCTCGTAGTGGGCCAGCTGTTTCTGGAGCTCGGCCACGTCCTCTTTGGTCCTCTGCAGGGGCTCTGTCATCCGCCGGTTCTGTGCCATCACCTCCGCCATCCTCTTCTccgtcttctcctccttcctcttcatctcttcCACTTGTTCCTATGAAAACAACGTATGTAAAGCATTGCACTGCGGACAATGCATCGTGAGTGTCTTAGTGGTGGTGTTGATTGTGTGTCTTGACTTGAACCACACGTAATTCAGCTGCGTGCATGTGATTTACTTTTTCTGTATTAGGTCTACCAAGGTGGCAGAGTTGACATTCATTATTATAAAATAAGCAGGTATGGGCTAGGCATGCCTCCGGGCTGGGCATCTggcagattcagattcagacaactttattaatcccaagATCAAACACATATCCTTTGAGCTGGGCATGGGCTACATCCCAACATCGTAGCTCCTACCTTCAGGGTCTGGATGAGAGCCAAGTTGTTCTGTGTGATGTCGTTGTAGAAGTTCTTGATCTCCCTGAAGTCCTTCTCGTGGTTCTTCATGAGCGTGGCGATGAGGTCGTTCTTGCGAGCTTCCACTTCGTGGAGATCACTCTTCCTCAAGCGGTCTTGCTCCAGACGCAGCACTCGCATCTTCTTCTCATACAGGGCCTCGATTTCTGCACAAGCAGTACAAACAGAAAGAGAATGTATTCTTTTGTGCTTGAGGAATATAAGAAATCAGACAATTTCAAACTGGACGCCAACTACACATCGTAAAAACACAAACGTCACCTACCACTGACTTGCTGCTCAAAATCTTTTCTAATTCCAGTCAGTTCTTCGTCAtttttctgttgaaataaaagtGATATTTTTAGATGTTTGTTTGCAGCGCTGAAAAgggaaaacaataataaaaaaaaacagtcactGCATGCTCCCCATTCACTGCATGCTTCCCAGTCACTCCGTGCTCCACAGTCACTGCATGCTTCCCAGTCACTCCGTGCTCCACAGTCACTGCATGCTCACCAGTTTGAGGTCTCTGATGGCGTTCTCGTTGGCCAGCTCCTGCTCCTTGAGATCCACCTTGAGAGCACGCACACCCTTGCGAAGCTCACTCTCCAGGCCTCCATGCTCGCCCTCCATCAATTTGGTGGCCACCACGCCTTCTGCCTTCAGCTCGGAGATGGTGTTCTGGTGCTCGTACAGCAAGTGCTTCACCTTCTGCTTGTACACCTGAACCAACACACATGCTTCATTGAGGGGAGGATTGTACGTGTTGACTCATGTATTTATTGTAGTAAATGAGGCATATGAAGAGGCTTGATCTATTACTTGAAAGAAATGCAAAAGTtgaattctgtgtgtgtgtgtgtgtgtgtgtgtgtgtgtgtgtgtgtgtgtgtgtgtgtgtgtgtgtgtgtgtgtgtgtgtgtgtgtgtgtgtgtgtgtgtgtgtgtgtgtgtgtgtgtgtgtgtgtgtgtgtctgtcaatcAATCACCTTGATCTCTACTTGATGCCGCTCCTCAGcttcctctatctccctctccttgtTCCTGAGTTCTGCCTTTCTCTCCTCCAGGTCTCTTTTGCCAATCTCCCAGAAGCTGTGGACCTTGTCCTTCTCCAGCTGGAAGTAGTTTCTCTCTTCCCGTTCTCTGTCCAGCTCCTCTCGAAGACGCACAATGTGCTCCTCCAACTACCAAAGTAAATAAtcttagtgtgagtgtgtgcgattTCTAGAAACTATTTCCATGTTAagtcaaaccaaaacaagcaCATGCGTCTCATACAAGATATGGTACTATTATGAAATGGAATTCCATTctattaaaaacattaaaagagaTTAGGGTTAGAACACGACCCATGCTCTCACCTGCTCCTTGGACATCTCCTCTGCGGCCAGGCCATCGATGACTGTCGGCGCCTTGGCTTTGGCCGCCTTCTTGCCGGCTGTTTTTTTGGGTGGCTGCCGGTAATGAAAACCCAGCAGTAAGTTAGACGTGTTACGAACAGTGTTTCGATGGTGATGTTGAACCCAGCGGGACATGGTTGTCCACTTGTTGCACAGACTGTATTCATAGGGGTCTCTTTGGGGGCTATCGTTGCTATCATGTAGTATCGGCGTCCAACTATTGATGCTGTCCAACGTTATGTTTATACAATGAATGCATTTGATATTAAGCGAGGCAAACGTGTTAAAATGACCAACCAGAGGGATGTTGTATGGTTGATAAAGCAGTGAAGACCAGACACATTGCTGCTCTTCACTGCGTTCAGCGAATAGCTAAGAACTTTCTTCATTAACAGTAAGTCACGTTACTGAGATAAAGTGACTGAAATAAACTCACTCACCATTTCCAAATGTTACGAGGGGTAGCTTCACCCCGAATACTC is a genomic window containing:
- the gas8 gene encoding dynein regulatory complex subunit 4 isoform X1; this translates as MPPKKTAGKKAAKAKAPTVIDGLAAEEMSKEQLEEHIVRLREELDREREERNYFQLEKDKVHSFWEIGKRDLEERKAELRNKEREIEEAEERHQVEIKVYKQKVKHLLYEHQNTISELKAEGVVATKLMEGEHGGLESELRKGVRALKVDLKEQELANENAIRDLKLKNDEELTGIRKDFEQQVSEIEALYEKKMRVLRLEQDRLRKSDLHEVEARKNDLIATLMKNHEKDFREIKNFYNDITQNNLALIQTLKEQVEEMKRKEEKTEKRMAEVMAQNRRMTEPLQRTKEDVAELQKQLAHYEKDKASLASAKARLKVGEQEAKDLKWEHEVLEQRFTKIQAERDELYTKFTQAIQEVQQKSGFKNLLLERKLTALTDCLEKKEAQLNEVLSASNMDPMALGVVTRKLEEVLDSKNIAIKDLQYELARTCKAHNDLLRTYEAKLRAFGIPVEELGFTPLESTLAGQTLGQGPAGLVSQTK
- the gas8 gene encoding dynein regulatory complex subunit 4 isoform X2; protein product: MSKEQLEEHIVRLREELDREREERNYFQLEKDKVHSFWEIGKRDLEERKAELRNKEREIEEAEERHQVEIKVYKQKVKHLLYEHQNTISELKAEGVVATKLMEGEHGGLESELRKGVRALKVDLKEQELANENAIRDLKLKNDEELTGIRKDFEQQVSEIEALYEKKMRVLRLEQDRLRKSDLHEVEARKNDLIATLMKNHEKDFREIKNFYNDITQNNLALIQTLKEQVEEMKRKEEKTEKRMAEVMAQNRRMTEPLQRTKEDVAELQKQLAHYEKDKASLASAKARLKVGEQEAKDLKWEHEVLEQRFTKIQAERDELYTKFTQAIQEVQQKSGFKNLLLERKLTALTDCLEKKEAQLNEVLSASNMDPMALGVVTRKLEEVLDSKNIAIKDLQYELARTCKAHNDLLRTYEAKLRAFGIPVEELGFTPLESTLAGQTLGQGPAGLVSQTK